The Thioalkalivibrio thiocyanodenitrificans ARhD 1 genome window below encodes:
- a CDS encoding Glu/Leu/Phe/Val family dehydrogenase — protein MPGDSAPSPNFLQSVALMVDKALEGLDLPPGVDRALKSCNAILQVSFPLKIRGEIREFTGWRAVHSTHRLPAKGGLRYSPTLDQETAEALAALMTYKCALVDVPFGGSKGGLSIDPGQYDRDEMERITRRFAQELARKGFLSPATNVPAPDVGTGQREMAWIMDAYKNLYPEDLNFAACVTGKPLHFGGIRGRLEATGRGIQFALREFFRHPSALREAGLSGALEGKRVIIQGLGNVGYHLGKFLQEEDGALIIGIIEQDGALVSEAGLPVEDVRQFMTKTGGVQGFPGVEFVEPGSIVLEHECDILVPAALEGVIHGNNAPRIKARLIAEAANGPITFDADQILREMGVSVLPDVYMNAGGVVVSYFEWIRNLSHIRLGRLQRRFDELRGQHIVSALELLTGEQVPDWMHSALVRGAREVDLVHSGLDDTMRTAFQDIMEARDGEIYDYRTAAYRIALQKIYQGSLELTGV, from the coding sequence ATGCCGGGAGATTCCGCGCCGTCCCCCAACTTCCTGCAAAGCGTGGCCCTGATGGTGGACAAGGCGCTGGAGGGCCTGGACCTTCCGCCGGGCGTGGACCGCGCCCTGAAATCCTGCAATGCGATCCTGCAGGTGTCCTTTCCCCTGAAGATCCGCGGTGAGATCCGCGAGTTCACGGGCTGGCGCGCGGTGCACAGCACCCACCGGCTGCCCGCCAAGGGCGGCCTGCGTTATTCCCCCACGCTGGATCAGGAGACCGCCGAGGCCCTGGCCGCGCTGATGACCTACAAGTGCGCGCTGGTGGATGTGCCCTTCGGAGGTTCAAAGGGCGGCCTGAGCATCGATCCCGGGCAGTACGACCGCGACGAGATGGAACGCATCACCCGGCGCTTTGCCCAGGAACTGGCCCGCAAGGGTTTCCTGAGCCCCGCCACCAACGTGCCGGCACCCGATGTGGGCACCGGGCAGCGGGAGATGGCCTGGATCATGGACGCCTACAAGAACCTCTACCCGGAGGATCTCAATTTCGCGGCCTGCGTGACCGGCAAGCCGCTGCACTTCGGCGGTATCCGGGGGCGCCTGGAAGCCACCGGGCGCGGCATCCAGTTCGCCCTGCGGGAATTCTTCCGCCATCCGTCCGCCCTCAGGGAGGCCGGGCTCTCGGGCGCCCTTGAAGGCAAGCGCGTGATCATCCAGGGACTGGGGAACGTGGGCTATCACCTGGGCAAGTTTCTGCAGGAGGAGGATGGCGCCCTGATCATCGGGATCATCGAGCAGGACGGCGCGCTGGTCAGCGAGGCGGGCCTGCCCGTGGAGGACGTGCGCCAGTTCATGACCAAGACCGGCGGGGTGCAGGGGTTCCCCGGCGTGGAGTTCGTGGAGCCCGGGTCGATCGTCCTGGAACACGAATGCGACATCCTCGTACCCGCGGCCCTGGAAGGGGTCATCCACGGGAACAACGCACCGCGCATCAAGGCACGGCTCATCGCCGAGGCGGCCAACGGGCCCATCACCTTCGATGCCGACCAGATCCTGCGGGAGATGGGGGTGTCGGTGCTGCCCGATGTCTACATGAATGCCGGCGGAGTGGTGGTGTCCTACTTCGAGTGGATCCGCAACCTGTCCCACATCCGCCTGGGACGCCTGCAGCGGCGCTTCGATGAACTGCGCGGACAGCACATCGTCTCCGCCCTTGAATTGCTGACCGGCGAGCAGGTGCCGGACTGGATGCACAGCGCGCTGGTGCGCGGCGCGCGCGAGGTGGACCTGGTGCATTCCGGCCTCGATGACACCATGCGTACCGCGTTCCAGGACATCATGGAAGCGCGCGACGGGGAGATTTACGATTATCGCACCGCTGCGTACCGCATCGCCTTGCAGAAGATCTACCAGGGGAGTCTGGAACTCACGGGCGTGTAG